Below is a genomic region from Anoxybacillus flavithermus.
AGGCGAAAAATGAAAAAGAAAATAGAAACGATGACAAACCATATTATCGTATGTGGATTTGGTCGTGTTGGCGAACAAGTTGTGCGCGAGCTTGTCAAAAACGGGACATCTGTCGTTGTCGTTGAACGGAATGTAGATTGGCTTGAAGAAATGGGCGATCCCATTCCGTATGTTGAGGGGGATGCGACAGAAGATGACGTGTTAATTGCCGCAGGCATTGATCGTGCCGCAGGGTTAGTTGCAGCATTGCCTTCGGATGCTGATAACGTCTTTATTTCTTTAACCGCAAAAGGGCTAAATCCTAATATTCAAGTTGTCGCACGTGCGGAGCGAACGGAATCAGAGGAAAAATTGCGGCGCGCTGGGGCGGATAAAGTCATTAACCCTGCTTTCTTAAGCGGTCGACGTATGGCGATGACGATGTTAAAGCCTGTCAGTGTCGATTATGTCGATACGATTTTTCACGATCGTGCCGAACAATATGCGATTGAAGAGATTACGATTGAATCGCATTCTTCATTTGTTGGGACATCTGTCCGCGATCAAGCGGTGCGCACGCGCTTTCGTGTGACGATTATTGCGATTCAACGTCAAAACAACATGATTGGTAACCCAACGCCAGAGGAGCGGTTTTTCGTCGGGGATATATTGATTGTATTCGGTGAAAAACGGGCGCTAGAGGCGTTTGAACAGGAAGTCAATAAAAAATAAGCAGCCACATCGGCTGCTTATTGTAATGCATACATTCTTGCTTCATGTGGACGCATATGGAGTGTGGAGCCTTCTTCTTTCACATCTGTATAATTACCGAGCAAAAGATGGCGGTGAGCCGAAGCGAGCTCCTTCGGCAACTCATATACGTTGTCGTTGTCACAATGATTTAAGACGATGAGCCAACGAACGCCATCGAGCTCACGTGTATAGGCGTAAATGTACGGATCATGTTCCGAAAAATCACGGAACGTACCGTACACCATGACCGGATTTTGTTTGCGTAATTGAATGAGCTTTTTATAGTAATAATACACCGAGTTCGGATCCGCTAACGCTTGTTTCACGTTAATTTCTTTATAATTCGGATTCACTTTTAACCAAGGCGTTCCCGTCGTAAATCCTGCGTTTTCGCTATCGTCCCATTGCATCGGTGTCCGAGAATTATCGCGGCTTAGTAGCTGTAAGCTTTCTAGCACTTCTTTCGGATCGCGTCCTTTGGCGACTTCCTCCGCATATTTATTTTTCATCGCAATGTCGTTGTAGTCATCGATTGAGTCAAATTTGACGCCCGTCATGCCAATTTCTTCCCCTTGATAAATGTACGGTGTTCCAGGCAACGTATGCACGAGCGTAGCGAGCAATTTCGCTGACTCGACGCGGAATTGTTTATCGTTTCCGTAGCGCGTCACTTGTCGCGTATGGTCGTGATTGTTTAAAAACTGCGAGTTCCACCCTTTGCCCCACAATCCTTCGTACCAACGTTTTTGAATTTGTTTAAAACGAATCGGGTCCCATGTCGGCATTTCGTCGCAAACTTCAAAGTGGAAGAGGGTATGTAGCTCGTTTCGGTCTTCCCCGACATATTTTAATCCTTCTTCTGGCGACACGAAAGCGACTTCCCCGACTGTGAAAATATCATAATGTTTTAATACTTTTTCATTCATTTCTTTTAAATAATCATGCACGCCTGGATTGTTTGTTAAATAACGAATGTCATACGGATTTTCGGCATCTGGGAATCCGTCAGGCTTTGCGAGTAAGGCAATGGCGTCTAAACGGAACCCATCAATTCCTTTATCTAACCAAAAACGCATCATTTTATAAATTTCTTCGCGAACGTCTTCGTTTTCCCAGTTCAAATCCGGCTGTTCTACCGCAAACGAATGGAAATAATATTGTCCTGTGTTTTCATCATATTCCCATGCGGATGGAGTAAAGTACGAGCGCCAGTTATTCGGTTTGTCGCGCCATATGTACCAGTCGCGTTTCGGATTGTCTTTTGACGAACGAGATTCAAGAAACCAAGGATGTTGATCGGATGTATGGTTCACGACAAGGTCCATAATTAATTTCATTCCGCGTTTATGCACCTCAGAAAGCAACCGATCAAACGTTTCCATATCCCCGGCTTTGTCCATAATACGATAGTAGTCAGAAATATCGTACCCGTTATCTTTATCTGGCGACTCATAGCACGGATTGAGCCAAATAACATCCACCCCTAAATCGCGAATGTAATCGAGTTTTTGAATGAGCCCTTCTAAATCACCATACCCGTCGCCATTTGAGTCAAAAAAGCTGCGCCAATACACTTGATATACGACGGCTTCTTTCCACCACGTCCGTTTCATCTATTCTCGCTCCTTTTTTAAGCGTTTTCAATTTGAAAAGTTGCTATGTATAAGATACCATTGTTGTAAAGGAAAAAGAAGTAGGGAGTGAAAACGTTTTGGACATATCGGTGACAAATGTATTCGCAAAAATAGAAGAAGAAATCGCAAAAGCAAAACAAGCATCATCACCGCAAGCGGTGCGTGAACATATATATGCTGTTCGCGCGTTGTGCGACATTATTTTACAACAACCATCACCAAACAAACAGGAAGTGACTTTGTCGCAACCGGCAACAACCGAACGATTAGACATTGGTGCCGATGCGAACGGACCGTCATTACTTGATTTTTAGGAGGGGACAACATGAAACTATTTACAATTCTCGCTTCAATTAGTGCAGCATTATGTGTGGCGCTAGGGGCGTTCGGGGCGCATGTGTTGGAAGGAAGAATTCCAGATCGATATATAGACACGTGGCAAAAAGCTGTTCAATATCAAATGTTCCATACGATCGGTTTGTTTCTCGTTGCGCTGCTGGCAACAAAATGGCCCCAAGTGACGCCTGTTGGTTGGTTTATGCTTGCAGGAATCGTTTTATTTTCAGGTAGTTTATACGTACTAAGCTTAACGCAAATCAAAATACTTGGGGCGATTACGCCGTTTGGGGGCGTATCGTTCATCGTTGCGTGGCTATTTTTGGCATATATCGCGATAAAACAAATGTAAAACGAGGCGTGCTTGACGCCTCGTTTTCACCGTGGAGCATATGTGCTTAATCCGCCACCTGATGCAAATGGATATTCATAATTAATTTCTTCATCAAATGTCACATAGTCGAGATAAATCATCGGTAATAAATAACGCATTCCTGTTTGTGGATCGCTTAAAATGAGATGATCGCGACCAGCGGCTTCAATGACTCCTCGGAAAATCTTCGCATTCCATTCACGGTTGTTTTCAAACGTCATATAAACGGTTGCGATTTTCCCTTTGTTTAGACGTAAAATATTTTCAATATATGATTCTTCAATTGGGAGCATGCCTGGTAGCGGTTGGCTTGCGGTTGTCGGCGTTTGCATCGCCCCCGTTTGTGGTGTAAACGTTGGTGTAGGCATGCCAAACGGATATGTTGGCATTTGGTATGGATAGTAGTACGGATATGGATAATACGGCATTTGTTGACGTTCGTCACTCATCGTAACCCCTCCTTCTAATATACGCGTGGACAGTTCGAACGTGTTGGTGCATAAAAACAATGCGACTTAAACCGTCCAGCATTCCATTGATTAAACCATTGCGGCGGACATGATCCATCCGGTCGAAAAAACCAAAGCGAATTTGTAGCAGGATGGAAACGCTCGCCGCGGATGACGCGTCGGGCAAGACGAATATCTTCTTCACGTGCCCGTTGATAAAAATACCCTTTTTGTACCGCTTCAAATCCTCCAGGGCTTTGAAAAACCATTTGACGAATCGTACGAAGACCGTCAAAGTCGAGGCAGTTTGCACGCACACGATTCACTCCAACATTCCCAACCATTAACATGCCAAGTTGTCCGTCTTCTTCTGCCTCTGCGCGCATGAGACGTGCAAGCAATTTGACATCTTCTTCTGTATATGCAACAACAGCCATCCCTTCACCTCACTTTATGAAAATCGCTATTAGCCTATGATGAGACGTATGAAAATGTGAGGAAAGTCGTCATTGTTATATGTATGAAAGAGATGAAAAAAAAGACCTCCAAATCGGAGGCCTACACATGTAAAAACTGTTCCATTTTTTCTTTCGGTAAAATGTTGCCGACAAAGAACGAGCCGAATTCACCAAATCGCGCACTGACTTCATCGAAGCGCATTTCGTATACGAGCTTTTTAAATTGAAGTACATCGTTCGAAAAGAGCGTGACGCCCCATTCATAGTCGTCAAAGCCGACCGAGCCCGTAATGATTTGTACGACTTTTCCAGCGTATTTTCTGCCCGTCATGCCGTGTGCGCGCATCAAGTTGCGACGCTCTTCCATCGGAAGCATGTACCAGTTGTCGTTTCCTTGACGGCGCTTGTCCATCGGATAAAAGCAAACGTGGTTTGTTTTTGGTAAGATCGGATATAAACGGCGACGTACTTCTGGATTTTCATACGGGTCGCCTGCCTCTGCCGGCAAGTAGTTGCTCAGTTCAACGACTGAGACGTACGAATAGGCTGGCACGAGATATTCAGCAAGCTTTGTTTTGTTGATTGCTGTTTCAATTTCGTGAAGTTCTTCCATCGTTGGGCGTAAAAGCATAAACATGATATCTGCTTTTTGCCCCATAATCGTGTAAATCGCATGGCTACCTTCTTTGGCAGCTTCTGTGTTTTCCCATTTTTCGACTAATGTGAAAAACTCTTGTATTGCTTCTTGGCGCTCTTCGTTTGTGAGCGTTTTCCAAGCCGCCCAATCAACCGTGCGAAAATCATGCAGACAATACCAACCGTCTAACGTTTGTGCTGCTTCACTCATGTCCAACACTCCTTTTGTTATGTACTACCGAAATTGTATCATATGCGTTTCGTTTATGCCAAACGCACTACTTCAACCGTTTATAAATCAAAAAGGCGATGACGATGACAATGCCGCCGACGATCGTGATCGTTGTAAAATGCTGTTCAATAAATGTTTTCGCTTGCGCACCTAAGATGAAAATAATAAAACCTTCAGCGAAAAAGCGCGCCCCGCGACCGATAAACGACCAAAAAAGCAACGTACGAATGCTGATGTTCGAAATGCCTGAAAAAATCGTAAACACTTTATACGGAATTGGGGTAAATCCTGCGATGACGATCGCCATGGCTCCGTATTGTTGAAAGTATTGTTCTACTTTGTCCATTTTTTCGTCAGAAATAAAATATCGTAAAATCGGTCTGCCGAATTTTTTTCCAATGTACCACCCAAGTAGTGCGCCAAAGACGGAGGCAATCGTTGTTAAAAAAGAAAACCATAACGCCTTTTCCGGCTGGGCGATGCTTAACGGAATTAATAATACATCAGGCGGAATCGGAAAAAATGAAGATTCTGTAAACGAAACGATGACGAGACCGATGGCGCCAAATTCAAGCAACCATTGTTCAAGATAATGAATCCATTGTGACATAAATAACGCTCCTTTGTTTTGTACATATTCTTTAACAAATATATCACCTTTTTAGGCGATATATCACTCTGTTTAAAAAACAGAATTGTTATAAAAAAAAGACTATTTTCGTTTATGGTGTAATTCATTGCTTTTCGTCTCAATAAGAGTATTCTAATAGATAGACGAATTTTTTAAAACTAAGGAGGAACATTTCGTGAGTGATTTATTTGCAGCCTTAAAACAAAAGGTGGCAGGAAAAAATGTAACGATCGTGTTTCCGGAAGGGCTAGATGAACGTATTTTAACAGCTGTCGGACGTCTAGCGGCAGAAAATGTATTGTGTCCGATTGTCATCGGCGAGAAAGAAGCGGTCGCCCAAAAGGCAAAAGAACTTGGTTTAACGCTGGAGAAAGTAGAAATTATCAATCCGCATACGTACGAAGGAATGAATGAGATGGTTGCCGCGTTTATTGAACGTCGCAAAGGAAGAGTGACAGAGGAAGATGCGCGCAACATTTTACTCGATGAAAATTACTTCGGTACGATGCTTGTGTATATGGGAAAAGCGCACGGACTTGTGAGCGGTGCCGCACATTCGACAGCGGATACAGTTCGTCCTGCGCTACAAATTATTAAAACAAAACCGGGTATTCGCAAAACATCAGGTGTGTTCATTATGGTGCGCGGCGATGAGAAATATGTATTCGCCGATTGTGCTATTAACATCGCACCAGATAGCCAAGATTTAGCAGAAATCGCTGTAGAGAGTGCACAAACAGCGAAAATGTTTGATATTGAGCCGCGCGTAGCGATGCTTAGCTTCTCAACGAAAGGATCAGCGAAATCGCCAGAAACAGAAAAAGTGATCGAAGCGGTGCGCATCGCAAAAGAAATGGCGCCAGAGTTAACGCTTGATGGCGAGTTTCAATTTGATGCCGCGTTCGTTCCATCTGTGGCGAAAAAGAAAGCGCCAGATTCCGTCATTCAAGGTGATGCGAACGTCTTTATTTTCCCAAGCTTAGAAGCGGGAAATATCGGCTATAAAATTGCTCAACGTCTCGGCAACTTTGAAGCGGTCGGTCCAATTTTACAAGGATTAAATCAGCCAGTAAACGATTTATCGCGCGGATGCAACGCCGAAGATGTATACAAATTATCACTTATCACAGCAGCGCAGGCGCTTGCGGCGATGAAATGATGAGCGAATTGTTGCAACAACAAACGTGGCGAGTGATCGATCATACGAGCCTCGGTCCATCGTTTGATGCGAAGCAGTCATTTGCGTTTGATGATGCGCTTTGTGAATCGGTTGGTAGCGGTCAGTCACAGCCAGTTGTTCGCTTATGGGTGCATCATCAGACGGTTGTGCTCGGCATTCAAGATACGAAATTGCCGTACATTGAAAAAGGACTCGCCTACTTACATGAACAAGGTTGGCGTACGATCGTTCGCAACTCTGGTGGGCTGGCGGTCGTATTAGATGAAGGGGTTTTAAACGTTTCGCTTATTTTTCCTGATACAAAAAAAGGAATTGATATTGATCGAGGATATGAAGCGATGGCGACACTCATTGCACACATGCTGCCAGAAGCGCATGTGCAAACAGGAGAAGTCGTCGGTTCGTATTGCCCAGGAAGTTTTGACTTGAGTATTAATGGGAAAAAGTTTGCGGGCATTTCACAACGTCGCATTCGGGGCGGTGTCGCGGTACAAGTGTATATATGCGCAAACGGAAGCGGTGCCGAAAGAGCAGGGTGGATTCGCGAGTTTTATGAGCGATCGCTTGCAGGAGAACAAACGAAGTTTACGTACCCAACGATCGTTCCACATACGATGGCGTCGCTTAGTGAACTACTCAGCAAAGAAATGACGGTTTCTGCGCTTGTCATCCGTCTATACGAAGCGCTCCAAGCGTTTGGAAGTAGGCTCGAGCCATCATCGCTCACCCCAGCAGAATGGGAGCGATATTACATGTATTTTCAGCGTATGATTGATCGAAACGAGACGATGTTGCCGAAATAAAAAAGCTGTCCGATGTGACAGCTTTTTTACTCAGCAATTTTTTCAATTTTTTCTAAATTTCCGTTGCGGTCCATTTTGAAAATAGGGGGCTTAAACTCATCTTCTGAAATTTCGATTTGTCTTGCACGGTTAATAATGCGTGCCATCGTTCCGTAATCTTCGCGTAATTCTTCATTTTCTTTTTGAAGTTTTGTAAATTGTTGTTCTAGTTGTTTATATTGTTGTTGTAGTTGTTCGAGCTCAATCTTCAGCTGTTTATTTTCCACTAGCGCGGTTTCTTGTCCGATATACGATTGTTTTAAAGAGTGTAAAAAAGCAATGACATGATCAAGCGTCAAATGATCTGTTTCGACATGTTCATATTCATTCGCCTGCACTTCTAACGGTTCCATTCCTAACTCTTCAAGCGAAGGAACAGGTGGTGTATAAAGCGGCCGTTTTCGCAATGCGTGTTTATTTCCAAGTGCTCGCTGCCGTTGTTTTCGGAACTTTTTCGCCATTTGTAATGATTCTTCATATTGTTGGCGGACGACCGCATTCCAGCGAAACCCGCATGCCGCTGACGTACGATTCAACTTATCGCCCACTTCTTCAAACGCATTTAATTGCGTGCTCCCTTCGCGCACATGGCGCAACACCGTTTCAGCTAGCAATAAATCTTCTTCTTCAGTCCAAGCATCTTGTCGTTTTTTTGTCATGAAAAAAACTCCTTTCGCATTCTTTTACTTTCATAATCACCAAAAAACAAGAAAGATATACTATTTTTCAAAGGAAATAGATGTAGCTTGCATTGTTCGCGCATACGCGTTAGAATACTCGTTAGCGAAAAGGAGTGA
It encodes:
- a CDS encoding glucohydrolase, whose product is MKRTWWKEAVVYQVYWRSFFDSNGDGYGDLEGLIQKLDYIRDLGVDVIWLNPCYESPDKDNGYDISDYYRIMDKAGDMETFDRLLSEVHKRGMKLIMDLVVNHTSDQHPWFLESRSSKDNPKRDWYIWRDKPNNWRSYFTPSAWEYDENTGQYYFHSFAVEQPDLNWENEDVREEIYKMMRFWLDKGIDGFRLDAIALLAKPDGFPDAENPYDIRYLTNNPGVHDYLKEMNEKVLKHYDIFTVGEVAFVSPEEGLKYVGEDRNELHTLFHFEVCDEMPTWDPIRFKQIQKRWYEGLWGKGWNSQFLNNHDHTRQVTRYGNDKQFRVESAKLLATLVHTLPGTPYIYQGEEIGMTGVKFDSIDDYNDIAMKNKYAEEVAKGRDPKEVLESLQLLSRDNSRTPMQWDDSENAGFTTGTPWLKVNPNYKEINVKQALADPNSVYYYYKKLIQLRKQNPVMVYGTFRDFSEHDPYIYAYTRELDGVRWLIVLNHCDNDNVYELPKELASAHRHLLLGNYTDVKEEGSTLHMRPHEARMYALQ
- a CDS encoding phosphate acetyltransferase, which codes for MSDLFAALKQKVAGKNVTIVFPEGLDERILTAVGRLAAENVLCPIVIGEKEAVAQKAKELGLTLEKVEIINPHTYEGMNEMVAAFIERRKGRVTEEDARNILLDENYFGTMLVYMGKAHGLVSGAAHSTADTVRPALQIIKTKPGIRKTSGVFIMVRGDEKYVFADCAINIAPDSQDLAEIAVESAQTAKMFDIEPRVAMLSFSTKGSAKSPETEKVIEAVRIAKEMAPELTLDGEFQFDAAFVPSVAKKKAPDSVIQGDANVFIFPSLEAGNIGYKIAQRLGNFEAVGPILQGLNQPVNDLSRGCNAEDVYKLSLITAAQALAAMK
- a CDS encoding RsfA family transcriptional regulator; translation: MTKKRQDAWTEEEDLLLAETVLRHVREGSTQLNAFEEVGDKLNRTSAACGFRWNAVVRQQYEESLQMAKKFRKQRQRALGNKHALRKRPLYTPPVPSLEELGMEPLEVQANEYEHVETDHLTLDHVIAFLHSLKQSYIGQETALVENKQLKIELEQLQQQYKQLEQQFTKLQKENEELREDYGTMARIINRARQIEISEDEFKPPIFKMDRNGNLEKIEKIAE
- a CDS encoding spore coat protein GerQ, which encodes MSDERQQMPYYPYPYYYPYQMPTYPFGMPTPTFTPQTGAMQTPTTASQPLPGMLPIEESYIENILRLNKGKIATVYMTFENNREWNAKIFRGVIEAAGRDHLILSDPQTGMRYLLPMIYLDYVTFDEEINYEYPFASGGGLSTYAPR
- a CDS encoding heme-binding protein codes for the protein MSEAAQTLDGWYCLHDFRTVDWAAWKTLTNEERQEAIQEFFTLVEKWENTEAAKEGSHAIYTIMGQKADIMFMLLRPTMEELHEIETAINKTKLAEYLVPAYSYVSVVELSNYLPAEAGDPYENPEVRRRLYPILPKTNHVCFYPMDKRRQGNDNWYMLPMEERRNLMRAHGMTGRKYAGKVVQIITGSVGFDDYEWGVTLFSNDVLQFKKLVYEMRFDEVSARFGEFGSFFVGNILPKEKMEQFLHV
- a CDS encoding DUF423 domain-containing protein, with translation MKLFTILASISAALCVALGAFGAHVLEGRIPDRYIDTWQKAVQYQMFHTIGLFLVALLATKWPQVTPVGWFMLAGIVLFSGSLYVLSLTQIKILGAITPFGGVSFIVAWLFLAYIAIKQM
- a CDS encoding cell wall hydrolase, with amino-acid sequence MAVVAYTEEDVKLLARLMRAEAEEDGQLGMLMVGNVGVNRVRANCLDFDGLRTIRQMVFQSPGGFEAVQKGYFYQRAREEDIRLARRVIRGERFHPATNSLWFFRPDGSCPPQWFNQWNAGRFKSHCFYAPTRSNCPRVY
- a CDS encoding octanoyltransferase, with amino-acid sequence MSELLQQQTWRVIDHTSLGPSFDAKQSFAFDDALCESVGSGQSQPVVRLWVHHQTVVLGIQDTKLPYIEKGLAYLHEQGWRTIVRNSGGLAVVLDEGVLNVSLIFPDTKKGIDIDRGYEAMATLIAHMLPEAHVQTGEVVGSYCPGSFDLSINGKKFAGISQRRIRGGVAVQVYICANGSGAERAGWIREFYERSLAGEQTKFTYPTIVPHTMASLSELLSKEMTVSALVIRLYEALQAFGSRLEPSSLTPAEWERYYMYFQRMIDRNETMLPK
- a CDS encoding potassium channel protein, which gives rise to MSSSRSIAVSVIAMIVAIIAGTVGFMFSEQLTFFDALWLTVVTILTVGYGDTVPQTFYGKMFALIIIPVGISIVTYATGAVVSMMMEGEFSKTVRRRKMKKKIETMTNHIIVCGFGRVGEQVVRELVKNGTSVVVVERNVDWLEEMGDPIPYVEGDATEDDVLIAAGIDRAAGLVAALPSDADNVFISLTAKGLNPNIQVVARAERTESEEKLRRAGADKVINPAFLSGRRMAMTMLKPVSVDYVDTIFHDRAEQYAIEEITIESHSSFVGTSVRDQAVRTRFRVTIIAIQRQNNMIGNPTPEERFFVGDILIVFGEKRALEAFEQEVNKK